Within the Bremerella sp. JC817 genome, the region ACGCGGTTCGTGCTGACGCCTGACTCGCCGAGCGAAACCTTGGCACGCGTGGTGATCTCGCGGTTCCAGCTTTCGGAACTCGAGAAAGATCCCTTCATCAAAGTGGCCGACGCCGCGGAAGTGATGCAAAAGTACAAGCAGGCCAAGCCGGGCGATCCGTTGGCGTACGTCGTCTGGCAGCCGTTCATAGCCAAGATGCTGCAGAACGATCGGATGCACGTCGTGGTCGATAGTTCTCGCTTTCCCTCCGCGATCGTTGACGTGCTGGTGGTCAGTGACGACTTCATCGCCAAGAACCGCGACACGGTTGCCCAAGTGGTGAAGGCGTACCTCAAGGCAAACTATGCCTATCGTGACGATGCCCGGCGAATTGAACTGGTGATGAAAGATGCCGCTGCTACCGGTACCAAGCTAACCCAGTCCGAAGCAACGCAGTTGGTCGAAGGCGTCTGGTGGAAGAACACACAAGAGAACCTCGCGCATGTCGGCCAGCGAGGTGGTTCCCACTTGCCCCATATCGAAGACATGATTGCCGGCGTGACCAACGTGCTGGTCGAAACAGGTTCGATCGCCGCCGATCCGACGATGGGCCATCCGAACTATCTGTACAACGACTCGATCTTGAAAGAACTGGTCGACTTTCATCCCGGCGAGCAGCCGGAAGAGGTTCGTGGTACTTCGATGCCGGCACTGACCGATCAGCAGTGGGGCTCGCTGGTGCAAATCGGAACGGCCCGGGCACCAACGCTGGTCTTTGCTCGCGGAACGGCAAGCTTAACGGAACGCAGCCGGGTGCTGCTGGACGAACTCGCCGGAACGCTTCAGGCAACCCGTTATTACGTGATTGTGAGGGGGAATGCCTCGCGCCGGGGCAACCTGGAAGCGAATCAAAAGCTGGCCGAAGATCGTGCCAAAGAAGTGGAACAATACCTGGTATCGCAGGGTGTCGATCGCGATCGCATACGAGCCATCGGTGTCGAGCCGAGCGGCAGTACTTCGGTTTCGTTCGTCCTGGGCGAGCTTCCCTATTAGTCACCACGGGAAGCAGCGGATGAAAGCGATACCCTGATGGACAGCGTCAAAAAGAAGGTCTTACTCGATCTCTTTGTTTCGCCGTGGACGGTCATTCCGATCGTCGGCGGGCTGAGCGCTTGGCTGCTGTCGTGGGGCATCGACGGTAATACGACGCTCAATGTGATCGGCCTCGCAGGCGTGCTCGCAGGCATGGGAATCCAGGCCTCGCGATTGATCTTCGGGATCGAAGACCTGACCGCTCGGGCGCACAACTATTTGACCGAACAAGAGCGGCTCGAGAGAAACCAGCACCTCGACCAGTTGGCCCGCCGGCTCGAACAAGACCAAGACCCACGCAGCGAGCAATGTTTGAATCGGCTGCGGGCGTTATACACCTCGCTGGAAGTCGATGCTCCGGTGGGGCATGCCGCGATCAGCATTCGCGAGAAGGTCGACAAGCTGTTCAACGCAGCCGTGCGGCAGCTCGAGCGTTCGCTGGAACTGTGGGACAAAGCCAATCGATTGCCCGGCAAGATCGGCCGACCGCTGCTGG harbors:
- a CDS encoding phosphate ABC transporter substrate-binding/OmpA family protein, whose protein sequence is MSKGKLLAVSIVWLLILAAGVTVWKVVFAPAVEVSLEEQKRIEAEKARAERDNQLRRGGTDSRYRTQVNLALDGFSGYAVFRSPEFADELSKQGIKLQLSDDGADYSARLEALRSGKVDMAVMTIDALVATSADAGDLPATIVAIVDETVGADAIVTYRDTYPNVDSLNRADTRFVLTPDSPSETLARVVISRFQLSELEKDPFIKVADAAEVMQKYKQAKPGDPLAYVVWQPFIAKMLQNDRMHVVVDSSRFPSAIVDVLVVSDDFIAKNRDTVAQVVKAYLKANYAYRDDARRIELVMKDAAATGTKLTQSEATQLVEGVWWKNTQENLAHVGQRGGSHLPHIEDMIAGVTNVLVETGSIAADPTMGHPNYLYNDSILKELVDFHPGEQPEEVRGTSMPALTDQQWGSLVQIGTARAPTLVFARGTASLTERSRVLLDELAGTLQATRYYVIVRGNASRRGNLEANQKLAEDRAKEVEQYLVSQGVDRDRIRAIGVEPSGSTSVSFVLGELPY